TAGCGTGCGCTAAGGCGGCAGGGGTCCGCGCCGCGGTATTCGCGCGATGTCATGGGAACCAACTACAACAAACACACTCGCATTTGTCGCGCTACACCGCCGCCGTGAAGAATGGCTCAGCACACGGTGGGTGCGCTTTTCCCACTGATCGTCATTTTACTGACGATTTACAGCCCGACGAATCTCTTTCACTGCTCACTCGCCTGAGTCAAAAGCCCGGCGTTCAGAGCACGCTCATCTTGTCGCGCGACACCGGAGCCATAGTGCGCACTTCTGGCCTTATATCAAACACCTCTTTAGCGAATCCAAACAGTACACTGCCTGCGTCAAGTGAGACGACAGCGGACAACTACACGAACGGACGCCAAGAGAGTGGGATACACAGTGCCGAAGATGTAGCGAGTGCTGTGTGGAAGTTCTTGGAGGCTGCAGGAAGCCTCGTGGACGAATTGGACAAGGAGGACGACGTTCGGTTACTGCGGCTGCGCACTAAGAAGAACGAGCTGGTGATTGTGCCAGGTACGTACGCTTGTTCAAGTCCACCACCCCGCTAATCGAGGGCAAGATCCCAAGTTCATTCTAGTCGTCATACACGATACACCGCCCGCATAAGGCCATAGAATCCTCCAACGTACGAGCCAGCATCGGTATTTCCAGCGTCATGATACCCCACATGTTCAGAACGAGAAGACGCCCTCTACCAGTGAGCCTCGCTGATTTCGACTTCGTTGACGTCCACACCGTCTTTAAACCACCGTTCTAAACGTGAGTCAGCACATGGCTGCGGAAGTGAGTTTGACCGGAGAGGCTACTTCCCCGTCTCACTGATATCGATGTCATTTCCGCTCATCTGACGCTTGCGCATTCGGCCGTCTTTCGCAAAGGTCCAGTCCTCCAGACCATAGCATCGCTTCCACTCCATACCATCGTACGCATCTTGGTACTCATACCTTGCCTGGTCAGCTAATGCAGCCTCAACATGAGGTCTTCGAGTCTTACCAGAACTGAATGGCAACCCTGTCGTCTGTAAAGGCGAAGAGTTCCTTTCGCAGATGGTagctcttctccttctcccacTTCTGGATCAGGAACTCCTCGATAGCAGCGGTGCCTGTAATAAAGGCAAATCGGTTGCGCCAGATGGTATCTGCAGTGTAGGCTTGGGCGATTGTCTTGGGGTCCCTGACGGGTTTAGTCAAGCGTCGACAATGCCAGTCACGACGGACTGCTCACTGGCCATTCCAGAGGTCTTGGGCTTTCTTCACTTTCGCATTCGCCGAGTGCCTGGTAAATGGTGGGGCAAGCGACATGGTTGATTTGTAGATCAGGCAAATTGACGTGGCAATCGATGAATGAAGTTCGAGGTCTGTTTACATCGCAGAATATGGGGTTGTGATGGCTGATGCGTTCTGGTGAGCGATCCACCAGGACGTGTCTCGAATGTGGATCATGCCGACTGGAGGCCGTGCGGCTTCAGCTTGCTTTGCTGATGAGCTTCCGTGTGACATGCAGGGGCCGGAATGTCACCTTTGGTCTACACTCGAAAGAAAGTGCCGTTTTGCGGAGATGCCAACCTGCTCTGATCAAGTCTGAGCCATCTGCAGACGATTCATGCCAGATACCGAGGCTAGCGGTTACGACTCAAGTCACAGCATCCACATCAAGTCAAGACAGGAACAGCTTACAAACATGGAGCGTGTCCAGAAGTCGAGTTGATAGGGTACAAGTATTTGTCAAGCCTGGGCAGGTGCCCATCTGGACTCCATTCGTCATATGCGTGCCCCACCATACCCATTGATGCCGGCAAAGCTCCGAGAGCTATAGCTTAAGCCCTCTCTGCCCCTCCAGACCTGAGAGCTCTTTTGACAACACAAACATCACACACCCTTCTTCAAATTTCAATCTACACACATCAACTCAATGGCTCCTCTCAAGGTCGGTGACTCTCTGCCCGAGGGCGTCAAGTTCGAGTACGTACCCCGCCATGCACGCCCGCCATGCAGGTGCTCGCCTCGAGCATCGCCGCCATGCAATCGTGCCCCAGCCCCAGGCTAACACCCCCAAGATGGGCACCCATCACAGACGCTGATCCTACCGCCTGCGGCCGTCCCCAGGAGTACGACGCATCCAAGGAGTGGGCGGGCAAGAAGGTCGTGCTCGTCAGTGTCCCCGGCGCGTTCACGCCCGGCTGCCAGGCGCACCACCTGCCTCCGTACATCCAGAAGCTGTCTGAGCTGAAGAGCAAGGGCGTCGACGTTGTTGCCGTGATTGCGTCCAACGACTCGTGGGTCATGAACGCTTGGGGCAAGGTCAACGGCGTCAAGGGCGACGACATCCTCTTCCTCAGCGACACCAAGACCTTCTTCTCCAAGAACTACGGTTGGGCTGCTGGTATGGGCGACAGGAAGTGAGTATCTTGAGAAACATTGAGAGGAGACGAGTGCTAATACAACAACAGCGGTCGCTGGGCTATGGTCTTCGACAACGGCAAGGTCACGTACGCTGAGAACGAGAGCAATCCCGGCCAGGTCACCGTCTCCGGTGCCGAGGAGGTTCTCGCCAAGTTGTAGACGCAGTCGGCAGACCGCTTACACCAGATTGGCTCGAAGTGTCGTGCACACCTTAGATGTAGACGTTAACACACAAGAGACTCCATAGTCATGACTGTCACGATTAAAAGTGAAACACATAATCTTGATCGCTACGTCCTGTTATGCCAATACTGAAACAATTGGACGGTTGTGCACGAATGAAATGTCCTGGGATGCGACAAGAGTGCCAGATGGAGCATTTGTTCTGTTAGAGGTTCATTTGTCATTTGTTTTAACGCATGCAGCACCGCTAGCACGGTTATGGTCGATCTATCATCCTGAAGCCATTTGGCTCTCATGCAATCCATTCTTACTCCCATACTAACACAACACGCTTAATCAAAGGGGGTAAGGAAGGACTCGGCCACGAAACGTGCTCGCGCGTTCAACTGGACACATGTTAGCTTCGGTCTGCCGTGCGCATCTCTAGGCATCCTACAAAGAGCTTCATCTCGGAGATCTCCTTGTCCACCTCCTCCATGAACTGAATGATAAAGTCGACCAGCTTGTGCTTGAGCATCTCCTCGGTGTGGAAGTTGGTGATCAGAAACGAGATGTCGTATCCCTTGATCGGTTTCCTCCTGAGGATGACGAAGCTCTCCGCTCTTTGCTGCAGGAACCGTGTGAACTTGTGAACCAGGATGTGCTCAATCTCGTCGGCCTGCTTGATCTTGATGCTGATGCGCACGCTGTTGATGCTGGGCTCGATCAGGACCCTCTCGTTCTCGTTGCGCGACACGGTGAGTGGGTTCAGGATCACTTCGGGAGACGACGCGGCTTCGATCTCGGGGACATTGTGTCGTTCCGAGGCTTGCGAGGCGAAGTTGGAGAGTGAGATGGCGGCTGTGAGCGAAGTGCGCACGCACTGCAGGTACGGGCGGAGGGATTGGGACTGCGCGTGTCAGTGGCTTGAAGCGACGGATATCTGCAGGGAATGGTACCATTGTATGTCGAGCTCGTGGTCAGCCCTGGACGCGGTGGATCGAGCTGCAGTCGGGCTATGACATGCCAGCACGGAGTGATGCCGTGGGGTCTCGAGCTGGGGGGGTCCGGGATGTGGCGCTTGGCGTGGCTTCCTCACGGTTCGGCGGTCTACTACGCTTTCGCCCCGCGACCGCTTTATAAACAACACCACCGCCACTGCGGGAGCTCAAATACACCGTATACACGCAGAACCACAGCGGCCCAAGATGGCGTCCATTCCAGGCATGCAACCCCCAGGAACTTCACCCCCACCTCCAGCGCCACAGCTAATCCCCGAGTGTAGTGATCGTCAAGCACCAGGGCAAGAAGCACGAAATCGAGGTCGACACGTCGTCGAACGGCGAGACGTTCAAGTACCAGCTCTTCTCCATCACCGGCGTCGAGCCTGAGCGCCAGAAGATCCTCGTCAAGGGCGGCCAGCTCAAGGATGACGCCGACATGTCGAAGCTGGGGCTCAAGTCCGGCCAGACGATCATGATGATGGGCACGCCCTCAGGCGACGACACAAACATCATCGAGAAGCCCAAGGAGAAGATCAAGTTTCTGGAGGACATGGACGAGGCGGAGGCTGCGCAGCTCGAAGGCGCCACCCCGGCGGGCCTGCAGAACCTGGGCAACACATGCTACATGAACTCGACGCTCCAGGTGTTAAGGTCGGTTCCTGAGCTGCAGGAGGAGCTGCTGCGCTACGCTGACAGGTATGTCACATTTGCCGCCGAGAATGTATCTCATACTGACATCTCCCAGCGGCCCTGGCTCATCCAGCTCGGCGAACCAGCTTAGCCAGTTCGGTCTCGGTGGTCTCGGCGCCTCGATGGACCTCACAGGATCTCTGCGCGACCTCTTCAGGCAGATGGGCGAGACCCAGCAGGGCTTCCCTCCCCTCATGTTCCTGAACGCCCTACGAACCGCCTTCCCCCAATTCGCCCAGAAATCCAAGGACGGACACGGCTACGCACAGCAGGACGCGGAAGAGGCCTGGTCACAGATTGTCGCACAGCTGCGACAAAAGTTGCGGGTCAAGAACGAGTCTGAGGCAGAGAAGAAGGCGGACGTTTCCTGGATTGACAAGTTCATGGCTGGCAAATTCGAGTCGGTTATGGAGTGCGACGAGCCTGCAGCAAAGGAGATGGGCGAGGAGCCTGTCACGAGCGAGGACACTTTCTTCAAGCTCAACTGCCACATCAACGTCGAGACAAACCACCTGCGCGACGGTCTGGCTGCTGGTCTAAAGGAGCAGATCGAGAAGCGCTCAGAGCTTCTGGGGCGCAACGCAGTCTACACAAAGACGTCCAAGATCTCGCGACTCCCCGTACACCTGCCCGTCCACTTTGTACGATTCGACTGGCGCCGAGACACCAACAAGAAGGCAAAGATCATGCGCAAGGTTACATTCCCGGACGAGCTGGATGCAATAGAGTTCTGCACGGATACACTGAAGAAACAGCTCATCCCCGTGCGCGACAAGATCCGTGACGTGCGCAAAGAAGAGGTCGACGTTGAGCGTGCCCGTAAGCGCCAGAAGCGCCTGAAGGCGGGCGAGGAGAACGACAGCGACCCGCTCGCACAGAAGGAGCCACTGCAGAAGAAAAAGGAGGCTGCACAGAAGAAGGAGGACGCAAACAAGCCCGCCGAGCCTGTGGAGGAAATTGAGTACAAGACAGACGCTCAAATCGAGGCTGAACGCGCCGCATCCATCCTAGCCGCTAAGAAGGAGGTGCTGTCGCTGGTGAGTCCCGAGCTCGCCGCAGACGATGGTGCCAACCAAACCGGCCTCTACGAGCTGCGTGGCGTCATCACACATCAGGGTGCTAGCGCCGACAGCGGTCACTATACTTCCTTCGTCAAGAAGCAGGGCGCCAAGGACCCGGTCACGGGTAAGAGGAAGGCCGAGGACGGCAAGTGGTGGTGGTTCAACGATGACAAGGTCTCTGAGGTCGACGCCGAGAGAATTCAGACCCTGTCTGGTGGAGGTAAGCAGTCTGTCCTCTCAACCACAGCACATCCGCTAACAGTCATCCAGGTCAAAGCCACTCGGCCCTGATCCTCCTGTACCGTGCATTGCCACTGCCCACTGTGGACGAGGACGTGGAGATGTCTTAGGTGGGCGCTCCTCTGTTGAATAACCTTTTTTTATGCAGATAGGCTTTGATTGCTGCATCGTCGCCGTCGGTGGTGCATAGTAACGGCGTTGCATAGGCTAGATAAAGGCACAACAGGACATGTGTTACGACATGATGAATTCAAGACCTTAATGTTAGCATGCCGTCTTCATCCTCACTTCACCATGCGTCAACACTCGTGGCTGCCAAGGCCTGGCGTTCTAACCCCCAAACACTACCACTCACTTTCTCTCTTTACGCCCGCGCCTCGTGTTTCTGTATCGCGTCGATTTCGTATTTCCCATGTTTTAGTGTCGTTATGTTTTACAGTCACGAAGGTGAGCCTCGACCTTCTGCCGCACACCTCCAAAGCTGACAGCGCAGTCTTGACAAACCGCAAGTATGGCGTGGCGACAGTGTGGTATGCCAATTCTTGTCTAGTACTTTCCTTGCTAACATCTCAGGCTTGTTGCGACGCTTGGCTCCAAGTCCAGCTTGAAAAGGATCACGCGCAAGCAGATGCTCGATGTCAATGTAGCAAAAGCCTGTAAGACCATCATCGACCCTGTGGCACCCATGGCGCTGCGTCTGCAGGGAAGTTTGTTGTGAGTCACCGGGTGATGACGAACAAGACAGGACTGATGCACAAAGGTACGGAGTATCTCGTGTGTATCTGCAGCAGTGCGGTTATGTTCTTTCAGACGCGCAGACGGCACACAACACCATGACGCTCATGCTGCGTACGGTAAAGAACTACGCCCTTGATCCAGAAGCTGGCAGGGCCAGGTAAGCACTCCGATCCCGACGTTTGAATAATCTGATATAGCTAGGCCTGAGCAGCTCGTCCTCCAAGATGATCCATCATTCCTCCCCGAGTTCGCCTTCCCTCCAGCAGAGCTTCTGGCAGACCTCAATATCGGCTTTAACCTCGAATTCCCACGCTCTGGCGAGTCCCAGTCACTGACGCCGTTTGGCTCCCGGCAGTCCTCGCAATCTTCACACGTCGCAGGCTTCGGTCTCGTCCTTCCGAGCTCTTCACCGAACCGACCAGGCCATTACAGACTTGAGAATGACGACGGCAGGCCGAATGTTGACGACATACTGCAGCTTGATGAGCCAGACTTCACGTTTGGGGAAGATGGCAACATAATTCAGTTCACTCCCAGTCAGCCTGCGCTAGCAACGCCTGCAGTCGCAGGAGCAACCATGCACAGCGATGCCGGAGCCAGTGCAAGAGTGAGATGGGAGCATGAGGAAGGACAGCAGGCTGGCGATCAAGTGAGTACGGCGTGATCTCTCACTGCTTCTACATTGCCGCTTCACTTCCTGTCCACCACGCTTTTATCTACATCTGAGCTATTCCTCACCATGAGTGCGCAACACCCTCACCTGAGAAAGCAAAGCTCTTTGGCCTTGCATGTTCCTCTCCATTGTTCTGCCACTTTTAATGCCTCTTCCGAACGTTTCTCACACTCTCAAGGTCCTCGTTGGCGACCAAGTGGACGTTGATTTCCCCATCTACGGCGATGACTTGCCAGATGTCGAAGCCACTTCTTCAGCTGTGGCTCAACATCAGGAAGTCGTAGAGTCCTCTTCATCAGTAGCCGCACCCATGCACCGGAAGAAACGCGCCGCCCCGACCCTGCCACAGGACAGGAGAATGGAGCTACGCAATGCGGAAATCTTGAGCTGGAACTCCAACTACCTCAGCAACATGAAGGAGGCAGCCCGTTCGAAGGTACAACATCGCATTCTCCAACAGGCGAAGAAGAATGCTGAGCACTACGTCTGGGGTGCAGGCATCGGTGGTCTTGGGCGGGATGAGTTCGGTGCTCAAGGCCCTCTGGGTCGCTTTATGGGAGACAATCTCTTCGAGCTGTTCACTGGAATGAGCAGGAACCCAAAGCTCACGCCGAAACGTGACCGCGACAGTGGCATCGACGAAGCTACACAGCAAGAGGCACATCGTAAGCGACAGAAGATCGCTGAACCTGAGGAGATAGGTCGAGCTCAAGACGACGAAGGCTTCTTTATGCTCGGTGGTGACGAAGATGTGGAGCTTCCCCGTGAGGCAGCCTCTGCGCTCGACGACGAGCAGATTTTCTCTGCGATGCCGTGGAATATCAGCGCCTCCAAGCGTGGCTCCTCTGCTATTCCGCTCAGCGCACGCGTCACGATGATGAGCGAGCAGGGCCGACAGGGCAGCCGTGCCGGCAGCCGCATGGTGTCTGCATCTCCACTGCTCCGCCGCAGCACTGGTCAGCCTAGCGATTTCGAAGCTTTGCAGAGCCTCGACAGTGACGCCCTGGGTGGAGACGACTTTGCATTCGCAGCTCCAACATCGGACCCCGCTGAGGTAGAGGGTACCACGCAGCCTTCAGCGCGTGTACGCGAAGCGCTGTCCGCTGAGGGCGAGAATTTCTTCACATTCGTCGCTGACGCCATCACGGAGAAGCGCGACCGTGTGCATGACGGTATCGAAACCATCACATTCGAGCAGCTACTTCCACCACCAGAGACGGGCAAGATGATCGCCTGCCAGGGCTTCCTGATGCTTTTGTTTCTCGGCACGAAGGGCATGCTCGACGTCCAGCAGTCCGCCGCATTCGGAGACATCACACTGAGCATCTCCGAGCAGGCGAACACGCTGCAGACCTTTGGAGTTGAGGGTGACGGGCCGGCAGACGAGGTGGTGGATCAAGAAGGAGGCGCTGGTGAGGACCAGTCCTCCGTG
Above is a genomic segment from Ascochyta rabiei chromosome 10, complete sequence containing:
- a CDS encoding R8 protein, coding for MFYSHEVLTNRKYGVATVWLVATLGSKSSLKRITRKQMLDVNVAKACKTIIDPVAPMALRLQGSLLYGVSRVYLQQCGYVLSDAQTAHNTMTLMLRTVKNYALDPEAGRARPEQLVLQDDPSFLPEFAFPPAELLADLNIGFNLEFPRSGESQSLTPFGSRQSSQSSHVAGFGLVLPSSSPNRPGHYRLENDDGRPNVDDILQLDEPDFTFGEDGNIIQFTPSQPALATPAVAGATMHSDAGASARVRWEHEEGQQAGDQVLVGDQVDVDFPIYGDDLPDVEATSSAVAQHQEVVESSSSVAAPMHRKKRAAPTLPQDRRMELRNAEILSWNSNYLSNMKEAARSKVQHRILQQAKKNAEHYVWGAGIGGLGRDEFGAQGPLGRFMGDNLFELFTGMSRNPKLTPKRDRDSGIDEATQQEAHRKRQKIAEPEEIGRAQDDEGFFMLGGDEDVELPREAASALDDEQIFSAMPWNISASKRGSSAIPLSARVTMMSEQGRQGSRAGSRMVSASPLLRRSTGQPSDFEALQSLDSDALGGDDFAFAAPTSDPAEVEGTTQPSARVREALSAEGENFFTFVADAITEKRDRVHDGIETITFEQLLPPPETGKMIACQGFLMLLFLGTKGMLDVQQSAAFGDITLSISEQANTLQTFGVEGDGPADEVVDQEGGAGEDQSSVTEAGDGDALPEPDDSHFQEQMAGGHSVAGNDHAHDSLYDEL
- a CDS encoding Ubiquitinyl hydrolase 1, with translation MAVVIVKHQGKKHEIEVDTSSNGETFKYQLFSITGVEPERQKILVKGGQLKDDADMSKLGLKSGQTIMMMGTPSGDDTNIIEKPKEKIKFLEDMDEAEAAQLEGATPAGLQNLGNTCYMNSTLQVLRSVPELQEELLRYADSGPGSSSSANQLSQFGLGGLGASMDLTGSLRDLFRQMGETQQGFPPLMFLNALRTAFPQFAQKSKDGHGYAQQDAEEAWSQIVAQLRQKLRVKNESEAEKKADVSWIDKFMAGKFESVMECDEPAAKEMGEEPVTSEDTFFKLNCHINVETNHLRDGLAAGLKEQIEKRSELLGRNAVYTKTSKISRLPVHLPVHFVRFDWRRDTNKKAKIMRKVTFPDELDAIEFCTDTLKKQLIPVRDKIRDVRKEEVDVERARKRQKRLKAGEENDSDPLAQKEPLQKKKEAAQKKEDANKPAEPVEEIEYKTDAQIEAERAASILAAKKEVLSLVSPELAADDGANQTGLYELRGVITHQGASADSGHYTSFVKKQGAKDPVTGKRKAEDGKWWWFNDDKVSEVDAERIQTLSGGGQSHSALILLYRALPLPTVDEDVEMS
- a CDS encoding Thioredoxin-dependent peroxiredoxin, which encodes MAPLKVGDSLPEGVKFEWAPITDADPTACGRPQEYDASKEWAGKKVVLVSVPGAFTPGCQAHHLPPYIQKLSELKSKGVDVVAVIASNDSWVMNAWGKVNGVKGDDILFLSDTKTFFSKNYGWAAGMGDRNGRWAMVFDNGKVTYAENESNPGQVTVSGAEEVLAKL
- a CDS encoding Arp complex subunit, which codes for MSQSLRPYLQCVRTSLTAAISLSNFASQASERHNVPEIEAASSPEVILNPLTVSRNENERVLIEPSINSVRISIKIKQADEIEHILVHKFTRFLQQRAESFVILRRKPIKGYDISFLITNFHTEEMLKHKLVDFIIQFMEEVDKEISEMKLFLNARARFVAESFLTPFD